Proteins encoded within one genomic window of Theobroma cacao cultivar B97-61/B2 chromosome 7, Criollo_cocoa_genome_V2, whole genome shotgun sequence:
- the LOC18593438 gene encoding stigma-specific STIG1-like protein 4, with product MGRLVALLEVKKKEEAGLEETDAKPKWVQQNSTVGGSSPWLMRNVANPRPRPGGCRFRPWVCEQGKHPATARMRCCRDQCVDVASDVAHCGLCGIRCPFTRQCCRGICTNTNLSPFNCGRCGNRCPWRVRCLYGMCGYAEPPPPRPPPRPFPPHPPHPPHPPHPPHPPCPERPTRASPS from the exons ATGGGTAGACTTGTTGCTCTCTTGGAGGTGAAGAAGAAGGAGGAAGCTGGACTTGAAG AAACTGATGCAAAACCGAAATGGGTGCAACAAAATTCAACTGTGGGTGGCTCATCACCTTGGCTGATGAGGAATGTAGCGAACCCAAGGCCGAGACCAGGTGGGTGCAGGTTTAGGCCATGGGTGTGTGAGCAGGGAAAACATCCAGCCACAGCTCGGATGCGATGTTGCAGGGACCAATGTGTTGATGTTGCCAGTGATGTTGCTCACTGCGGCTTGTGTGGGATTAGATGTCCCTTTACTCGGCAATGCTGCAGGGGGATCTGCACCAATACCAACCTTAGTCCCTTTAACTGCGGTAGATGTGGTAACAGATGCCCTTGGAGAGTCCGATGCCTGTATGGGATGTGTGGCTATGCAGAGCCTCCACCACCACGGCCACCGCCACGACCATTCCCTCCTCACCCGCCTCATCCTCCTCATCCACCTCACCCACCTCACCCTCCTTGTCCTGAGAGACCAACCCGGGCATCACCCTCATAG